A window of Mucilaginibacter sp. PAMC 26640 contains these coding sequences:
- a CDS encoding monofunctional biosynthetic peptidoglycan transglycosylase produces MFGGGIFRLLFRIVKLVIIAFVALSVFGVLLFRFINPPFTWLMIQRGFEQKANGKDWKIDKEWVAFNDIADPMKRAAVAAEDQTFLENHGFDFKAIQRAIQKNANSKKLIGGSTITQQTAKNVFLWPGRSFIRKGFEAWFTMLIEAFWSKKRIMEIYLNVIEMGDGIYGIEAASQAYFHKPAAQLNNRQAAAIAVIFPSPLKWSATNPTRYLKHRQYLIRANMRRLGPLEF; encoded by the coding sequence ATTTTCGGCGGCGGCATATTTCGTCTTTTGTTCCGTATCGTCAAACTGGTGATTATCGCCTTTGTCGCACTCAGTGTTTTTGGGGTGCTGTTGTTCCGGTTTATAAACCCACCCTTCACCTGGCTAATGATCCAGCGCGGCTTTGAACAAAAAGCCAATGGCAAGGATTGGAAGATAGACAAAGAGTGGGTAGCTTTTAACGACATTGCAGACCCGATGAAACGCGCAGCCGTTGCTGCAGAAGATCAAACTTTTTTAGAGAACCATGGCTTCGACTTTAAAGCTATTCAGCGCGCCATCCAAAAAAACGCCAACAGTAAAAAACTAATTGGCGGCAGCACCATTACCCAGCAAACCGCTAAAAACGTTTTCCTGTGGCCAGGCCGGTCGTTTATCCGCAAAGGGTTTGAGGCGTGGTTCACCATGCTGATCGAAGCTTTCTGGAGCAAAAAGCGAATAATGGAGATCTATCTCAACGTTATAGAAATGGGTGATGGTATTTATGGTATCGAGGCAGCATCACAGGCATATTTTCATAAACCTGCCGCACAGTTAAATAACAGGCAGGCTGCAGCCATTGCAGTAATTTTCCCAAGTCCGCTAAAATGGTCTGCCACCAACCCAACCCGCTATTTAAAGCACCGCCAATATTTGATCAGGGCTAATATGCGCAGGCTGGGGCCGCTGGAGTTTTAG
- a CDS encoding transcriptional regulator: MDQLAIFKALSNNTRLQILQWLKQPEINFPGHTAACGAGVCVGKIQEKASLTQSTVSEYLSLLQRAGLVSATRIGQWTYYKRNEEAFAALSELIGSEL, translated from the coding sequence ATGGATCAGCTCGCCATATTTAAGGCACTCTCAAACAACACCCGCTTGCAGATTCTGCAATGGCTAAAACAGCCGGAAATTAATTTTCCGGGACATACTGCGGCATGCGGGGCCGGTGTGTGCGTAGGCAAAATTCAGGAAAAAGCCTCGCTTACCCAGTCTACCGTTTCCGAATACTTGTCGCTGCTGCAACGGGCCGGATTGGTTAGCGCTACCCGTATAGGGCAGTGGACCTACTATAAAAGAAATGAAGAAGCCTTTGCTGCCCTGAGTGAGCTGATTGGATCCGAATTATAA
- a CDS encoding GTP cyclohydrolase, with amino-acid sequence MFIINLTYIVPLEELDEHMAAHVKYLNKYYRADVFIMSGRKVPRTGGIIIAQADDKEILEKIIAEDPFHKHQLAEFEITEFLASQSHPDLKNLLRG; translated from the coding sequence ATGTTTATCATCAACCTCACCTATATTGTTCCGCTGGAGGAACTCGACGAGCACATGGCGGCACATGTAAAGTATCTCAATAAATATTACAGGGCCGATGTTTTCATCATGAGTGGCAGAAAGGTGCCGCGTACCGGCGGGATAATCATTGCCCAGGCAGACGATAAGGAGATCTTAGAAAAGATCATTGCTGAAGATCCTTTCCATAAACACCAACTGGCCGAGTTTGAAATTACTGAATTCCTGGCTTCGCAATCGCATCCCGATCTGAAGAATTTATTGCGCGGCTAG
- a CDS encoding 30S ribosomal protein S18, which produces MANDQIKYVTAPKVEDNRKKYCRFKKNGIKYIDYKDANFLLKFINDQGKVLPRRLTGTSLKFQRKVAQAVKRARHIGLLPYVTDSLK; this is translated from the coding sequence ATGGCAAACGACCAAATTAAATACGTTACCGCTCCCAAGGTGGAGGATAACCGTAAGAAATACTGCCGTTTTAAGAAAAACGGTATCAAGTATATCGACTACAAAGACGCTAACTTTTTATTAAAGTTTATTAATGATCAGGGTAAAGTATTACCACGCCGTTTAACCGGTACTTCATTAAAATTTCAGCGTAAAGTGGCACAGGCTGTTAAACGTGCCCGCCACATTGGTTTATTGCCTTACGTTACAGACTCATTAAAATAA
- a CDS encoding 12-oxophytodienoate reductase — MSTTDTLFRPFSLKSLNIQNRIVMAPMTRSFSPNGVPTPDVAAYYRKRAEGEVGLILSEGTVIERVSSSNDASIPHFYGTEALNGWQNVVDGVHAAGGAMGPQIWHMGIMDNHQSGWLPSQPFEGPSGLNKPGSNNGNTMTDADIADTIAAFGRAAADAKKLGFDCVEIHGAHGYLIDQFFWEGTNLRTDSYGGKTLAERSRFAIEVIKEVRKQVGEDFAVIIRLSQWKPADYNLQMAKTPKELEEWLIPMADAGVDIFHNSQRRFWEPEFEGSDLNFAGWAKKVTGKATITVGSVGLDGEFLAAFGGASSQPSSLDELLRRMDRGDFDLVAVGRPLLADPYWVQKIREHRTDELKGFTKEALMQLV, encoded by the coding sequence ATGAGTACTACAGACACCTTATTCAGGCCGTTTAGCCTGAAATCTTTAAATATCCAAAACCGCATCGTTATGGCTCCCATGACAAGGTCGTTCTCTCCAAATGGGGTACCAACTCCAGACGTGGCTGCATATTATCGCAAGCGCGCCGAAGGAGAAGTTGGACTGATCCTTTCTGAGGGTACAGTTATAGAACGGGTATCATCATCCAATGATGCAAGTATCCCGCATTTTTACGGTACTGAAGCCCTCAACGGCTGGCAGAATGTAGTGGATGGCGTACACGCCGCGGGCGGTGCCATGGGTCCGCAGATCTGGCATATGGGCATTATGGATAATCACCAATCAGGCTGGTTGCCATCGCAGCCCTTTGAAGGGCCCTCTGGCTTAAACAAACCGGGCTCAAATAATGGTAACACGATGACTGATGCCGACATTGCTGATACCATCGCCGCTTTTGGCCGCGCCGCTGCTGATGCTAAAAAACTGGGTTTTGATTGCGTGGAGATCCACGGCGCACATGGGTACCTGATAGACCAGTTCTTTTGGGAAGGCACCAACCTGCGCACCGATAGTTATGGTGGCAAAACATTGGCCGAACGCAGCCGCTTTGCAATAGAGGTGATAAAAGAAGTAAGGAAACAGGTAGGAGAAGATTTTGCAGTGATCATTCGCTTATCACAATGGAAGCCTGCTGACTATAATTTGCAAATGGCCAAAACGCCGAAGGAACTGGAAGAGTGGTTGATCCCGATGGCTGATGCAGGTGTGGATATTTTCCATAATTCGCAGCGCCGTTTCTGGGAGCCGGAGTTTGAAGGATCAGACCTGAACTTCGCCGGATGGGCCAAAAAAGTTACCGGCAAGGCAACAATCACGGTTGGTTCGGTAGGCCTCGACGGAGAATTTTTGGCTGCTTTTGGCGGTGCAAGTTCACAGCCGAGTTCACTCGACGAATTATTGCGCAGGATGGATCGCGGTGATTTTGACCTGGTGGCAGTAGGGCGCCCGTTACTTGCCGACCCATACTGGGTACAGAAAATTCGTGAGCACCGTACAGATGAATTAAAAGGTTTTACTAAAGAAGCACTTATGCAATTGGTGTAA
- a CDS encoding 30S ribosomal protein S6 produces the protein MQQYEIVIVLTPLLSTETAAEAIAKYSKVLTDNGAEIVQEDNWGLRKLAYPIQKKTTGYYHLTEFKAPGEVINKLEVELRRDERVLRFLTIALDKHAVAYNDKKRSGAFNKKPAAKVEESK, from the coding sequence ATGCAACAGTACGAAATCGTGATCGTTCTAACCCCGTTGTTGTCAACAGAAACAGCTGCTGAGGCTATCGCCAAATACAGCAAAGTTTTAACAGACAACGGAGCCGAAATTGTCCAGGAGGATAATTGGGGTTTGAGAAAACTTGCGTACCCTATTCAAAAGAAGACTACAGGGTACTATCACTTAACTGAATTCAAGGCTCCCGGTGAAGTAATTAACAAATTGGAAGTTGAGTTAAGGCGCGATGAGCGTGTGCTACGTTTCCTTACCATTGCGCTGGATAAACATGCAGTAGCATACAACGACAAAAAACGCAGCGGTGCTTTTAACAAGAAGCCTGCAGCTAAAGTGGAGGAAAGCAAATAA
- a CDS encoding folate hydrolase — MKKSLAILLLSTSVAFGQQKTITGFSPDAAAKQMQNEAAFDASLSAAHIGQTIKDLSAFPHSLGSPGSKAVADKILAMYKSYELDARLETYTVLFPTPKTRVLELTAPNKYTALLKEPVLAADGTSGQANQLPTYNAWSADGDVTGALVFVNYGLPADYEKLATLGIDVKGKIVIAKYGHSWRGIKPKVAYEHGAIGCIIYSDPADDGYSAGDVYPMGAYKNEYGVQRGSVMDMVLYPGDPLTPGVGATKEAKRLNRADATTILKIPVLPISYHDAQPLLAGMDGPVVPAGWAGSLPITYHLGGSKAIAHLKLEFNWSMVPAYNVVAKIKGSEYPDEWVMRGNHHDAWVNGANDPISGQAAMLEEARALGALLKTGWKPKRSIVYCSWDGEEPGLIGSTEYAEGHEKELQQKAVVYINSDGNGRGFLNAGGSQALETFTDEITQGVIDPQTKVSVFERKKASQLVGASSISDKKEILDRKGQRLEPLGSGSDFSSFLQHLGIPTLDFGFGGEDGGGEYHSIYDSYDDYKRFKDPTFEYGVALSKTAGHAALRMADADVLPFDFRNLQETIGRYATELAKLVTDMREATQVDNQMVKGNAYTLAADPAVKYMAPAAKADVPVVNFAPLTTALDSLKKSADKLSVYWASATLKDGDHKKLNGLLYHAEQQLLSTDGLPRRGWYKHTIYAPGFYTGYGVKTLPGIREAIEQRNWTETEQQIGVVSARIRALAGYLEQGIK; from the coding sequence ATGAAAAAATCTCTAGCCATTCTTCTTTTAAGTACAAGTGTTGCTTTCGGTCAGCAAAAAACGATAACTGGTTTTAGCCCTGATGCAGCAGCTAAACAAATGCAAAACGAAGCAGCCTTTGATGCCTCTTTAAGCGCTGCTCACATTGGCCAAACCATTAAAGATCTTTCTGCTTTTCCGCATAGCCTGGGTTCGCCGGGGAGCAAGGCAGTAGCCGATAAGATCCTGGCCATGTACAAAAGCTATGAGCTGGATGCCCGGCTGGAAACCTATACTGTGCTTTTCCCTACGCCAAAAACACGGGTGCTGGAACTCACCGCTCCCAATAAATATACTGCGCTGTTAAAAGAACCTGTGCTGGCAGCAGACGGCACCTCCGGGCAGGCCAACCAATTGCCCACTTACAATGCCTGGAGTGCGGATGGAGACGTAACCGGTGCACTGGTGTTTGTAAATTACGGCTTACCGGCCGACTATGAAAAACTGGCAACGCTGGGTATAGATGTTAAAGGGAAAATCGTGATTGCCAAATACGGCCATTCCTGGCGCGGCATCAAACCCAAAGTTGCCTATGAGCATGGCGCTATCGGCTGTATTATTTACTCAGATCCGGCAGATGACGGCTATTCAGCCGGTGATGTATATCCCATGGGTGCGTACAAAAATGAATACGGCGTTCAGCGTGGCTCTGTAATGGATATGGTGCTTTACCCTGGCGATCCGCTTACGCCGGGCGTGGGTGCAACCAAAGAAGCCAAACGGTTGAACCGGGCTGATGCCACAACCATATTGAAGATCCCGGTGTTACCGATCAGCTACCACGATGCACAGCCCTTGCTGGCTGGGATGGATGGGCCGGTTGTCCCGGCAGGCTGGGCCGGTTCTTTGCCTATCACTTATCATTTGGGAGGGAGCAAGGCCATCGCCCATTTAAAATTGGAATTTAACTGGAGCATGGTTCCTGCCTATAATGTAGTCGCAAAAATAAAAGGATCAGAATACCCGGACGAATGGGTAATGCGGGGTAATCACCATGATGCGTGGGTAAATGGCGCAAACGACCCAATAAGCGGGCAGGCAGCTATGCTGGAAGAAGCCAGGGCATTAGGTGCCTTGTTAAAAACAGGTTGGAAACCAAAACGCAGTATTGTTTATTGCTCCTGGGATGGTGAGGAGCCGGGCCTGATAGGTTCTACCGAATATGCCGAAGGGCACGAGAAAGAGCTGCAGCAAAAAGCAGTAGTCTATATTAATTCAGATGGCAACGGTCGCGGGTTTTTAAACGCAGGCGGCTCGCAGGCCCTGGAGACCTTTACAGACGAAATAACCCAGGGAGTTATTGATCCACAAACGAAGGTGAGCGTATTTGAGCGTAAAAAGGCATCACAATTAGTTGGTGCTTCATCAATAAGCGATAAAAAAGAGATCCTGGACCGTAAAGGGCAGCGACTGGAGCCGCTGGGCTCCGGCTCGGATTTCTCCTCTTTTTTGCAGCATTTGGGTATACCTACGCTCGATTTTGGCTTTGGAGGCGAAGATGGTGGCGGCGAATATCACTCAATTTATGATTCGTACGATGATTACAAGCGTTTCAAGGATCCCACATTCGAATACGGGGTTGCTTTAAGTAAAACCGCCGGGCATGCCGCCTTGCGCATGGCAGATGCGGATGTATTACCATTCGATTTCCGTAATCTGCAGGAAACCATTGGACGGTATGCCACCGAGCTGGCTAAACTGGTTACCGATATGCGGGAGGCCACACAGGTAGATAACCAGATGGTAAAAGGCAATGCCTATACATTGGCTGCCGATCCTGCTGTAAAATATATGGCACCTGCAGCAAAAGCAGATGTGCCGGTGGTAAATTTTGCACCCTTGACCACTGCGCTGGATTCGCTCAAAAAATCGGCAGATAAGCTTTCCGTTTACTGGGCCTCAGCTACGTTAAAGGACGGGGACCATAAAAAACTTAACGGGCTGCTTTACCATGCCGAGCAACAATTGTTATCAACGGATGGATTACCGCGCAGGGGATGGTACAAGCATACCATTTATGCACCGGGCTTTTATACCGGCTATGGCGTAAAAACACTGCCGGGCATTCGCGAAGCAATAGAGCAACGCAACTGGACCGAAACGGAGCAGCAAATAGGGGTAGTATCGGCCAGGATCCGCGCGTTAGCTGGATATTTAGAACAAGGAATAAAATAG
- a CDS encoding ABC transporter ATPase yields the protein MEFSSHTRVWIYQSDRKLTDAETLQIQVQLDNFTTGWTAHNNQLKAKAEIRYNRFLILFVDESQAGASGCTIDKSVNFMKQLEPQFGINLFDRFNLAYRDGEEIVSVPRHQFEELLKEGKIGTSTIVFNNMAQNLSDLQTKWEVPFKDSWHIQLFRDLVVE from the coding sequence ATGGAATTTTCTTCACACACCCGGGTTTGGATCTACCAATCCGACCGTAAATTAACCGATGCCGAAACCCTGCAAATACAGGTGCAGCTAGACAATTTTACTACCGGGTGGACGGCCCACAATAACCAGTTGAAAGCAAAGGCCGAGATCAGGTACAATCGGTTTTTAATTTTGTTTGTGGATGAAAGCCAGGCCGGAGCCAGCGGTTGCACTATTGATAAATCAGTCAATTTTATGAAGCAATTGGAGCCGCAATTTGGAATTAATTTATTCGACAGATTTAACCTGGCTTATCGTGATGGTGAAGAAATCGTTTCCGTACCGCGCCACCAATTTGAAGAACTACTCAAAGAAGGTAAGATCGGTACCAGCACCATTGTATTTAACAACATGGCGCAAAACCTGTCAGATTTGCAAACCAAATGGGAAGTACCGTTTAAAGATAGCTGGCATATCCAGTTATTCCGGGACTTGGTGGTGGAGTAG
- a CDS encoding 50S ribosomal protein L9 — MEVILKQDVKNLGDKDDVVNVKPGYGRNFLIPKGYAILATVSARKVLAENLKQAQFKQDKIRKDADAIAARLEGVKLTIGAKAGESGKIFGAINTIQVADALKKEGFEVDRRRITFDQEPKFVGEYVANVNLHKEVKVQVPFEVVAE; from the coding sequence ATGGAAGTTATTTTAAAACAAGATGTAAAAAACCTGGGTGATAAAGACGATGTAGTAAACGTTAAACCAGGTTATGGCCGTAATTTCCTTATCCCTAAGGGTTATGCCATATTAGCCACAGTATCTGCACGTAAAGTATTGGCAGAAAACCTGAAACAGGCTCAATTTAAACAAGATAAAATTCGCAAGGATGCTGATGCTATTGCTGCACGTTTAGAAGGTGTTAAACTTACTATTGGCGCTAAAGCAGGCGAAAGCGGCAAGATCTTCGGTGCTATCAATACCATACAGGTAGCTGATGCATTAAAGAAAGAAGGTTTTGAAGTTGACCGTCGCCGCATCACTTTTGACCAGGAGCCTAAATTTGTAGGCGAATACGTTGCAAACGTAAACCTGCATAAAGAAGTAAAAGTTCAGGTACCTTTTGAAGTAGTAGCTGAATAA